One genomic window of Candidatus Pseudobacter hemicellulosilyticus includes the following:
- a CDS encoding DUF5977 domain-containing protein, which produces MLTFPWLRTAGRLLFIFAALTISLHAAAQDASTINNKKVNIVSPEASSIALYSQYPIDYISGAPQIGIPLFTLETRAGTLPFSLSYHIGKIKPGELSGIVGFGWTLTPNIGITRGINGAKDGISTGFPANSYFQSNSSYQNDYNYLDAAAANTYDEQPDDFFYTLLSKSGQFIYNNSGGFTKIPVEPIVIRHDDDNQFTIIDDDGTQYNFGKYSYHSGAYAVENTQINQDAKSIVCWKVTEIIPFDHSDTIRFIYNTTAVKSDIPFYNTNIRIVEVPEQYDGLYGLQQPTRTYITRYGFGTNNMFGYDVLYPAYYSSFPPEGTEYRNQFDTYVDEMLGPLNSMVTLNSDKNSGFNDSDYGSPYTAEIHSNHSSEQLLLTEIRSAHGRVVFNYTDNRLVSLQLFDPSAILVKQVNLYQSQLQRQWDQPVLGYDNAGKNIRYCLDSVGISAGTTNYETYKLSYSGFTASSKRTFGVYSNYKTDFWGYAITGPLSEFPRIPIFVKNYRFPVELKGTMENPGAPYSGSLDQEDVNLVPTEGYAEQTNYSSSLPSGILSSIVYPTGGAADFTFESNMYEGSVSSEKVVFGGGYRIKSIKYKSNSGRDSVLKAYKYGVNETGVGKLRYKMYPTNFLSQQYVRTYTFPTGGTSNVEKITTVNTKPNLSLSYGNGAAVFYPEVHEYTLSFRDNSPMGKTIYQYNITPSNHTNFIALTPLQADYRDSWKEFSIKGVCQYEYRSGGFNLLSKKEYLYDEFTGESVRVAGTFKRYSSNYYAPATESSMIYQLWNTYYVNKFERLNYTITTGAVRIKEEADSIFTATGLITEKTSYEYDPVTFYKRRESKQNSTGANTISDFYYTQNSSDLEGLAESQPGLLLNMAAMNRLNMLIETRTYQGEKKLSTVRQELASFGGNIYPAAMLRSFQNNPLEKRMHIISYDKRGNLLEMQDENGIREVYLWGYKGKYPVAKIIGSDFTTVNALVDTAVLNTGDQAQVTTQLAALRTGFTNSKLTLVNTYTYQPLVGLLSETGPTGIAVYYDYDGFGRLQQVRDHDNNIVKRIEYRLNSRPESSLTIFGNDRKSQSFTMTSCLPGYTPSSVQYVVPANTYTSTISKEVANALADEDILRNGQQYANLNGTCIEPPIITLLGNNYQGEEGWQVELTNVATNVKYDFAIPPDVRGPIGEIKAGYYNIRIYNVNGNITPNGFGIGETVSLEGSGLEGIFTNVPFFGKIHPGDRIDITW; this is translated from the coding sequence ATGCTAACATTTCCCTGGCTGAGAACAGCCGGCCGCCTGCTGTTTATTTTTGCGGCTCTCACAATCAGCCTGCATGCTGCTGCACAGGACGCTTCCACCATCAATAATAAAAAAGTCAACATCGTTTCGCCGGAAGCATCTTCCATTGCACTGTATTCACAATACCCGATAGATTATATTTCCGGCGCACCGCAGATCGGCATTCCACTGTTCACCCTGGAAACCAGGGCCGGCACACTGCCCTTCAGCCTCAGCTATCATATAGGAAAGATCAAACCGGGTGAATTATCAGGTATTGTTGGTTTTGGCTGGACACTAACGCCGAATATAGGTATCACCCGGGGGATCAATGGCGCTAAAGATGGTATCAGTACCGGATTTCCTGCCAACAGCTATTTTCAAAGCAACTCCTCCTACCAGAACGATTACAATTACCTGGATGCCGCAGCAGCCAATACGTATGATGAGCAGCCGGATGACTTTTTTTATACGCTGCTCAGCAAATCAGGACAGTTCATCTACAATAACTCCGGTGGGTTTACAAAGATCCCTGTTGAGCCAATAGTGATCCGGCATGATGATGACAACCAGTTTACCATCATTGATGATGATGGCACACAATATAATTTTGGAAAGTATTCCTATCACTCAGGCGCCTATGCCGTGGAGAATACCCAGATCAACCAGGATGCTAAAAGTATCGTATGCTGGAAAGTGACCGAGATCATTCCCTTTGATCATTCAGACACTATACGATTTATATACAATACAACCGCTGTCAAAAGCGACATCCCATTTTACAATACCAATATCCGGATTGTAGAAGTGCCAGAACAATATGATGGTCTGTATGGGCTTCAGCAACCTACCAGGACCTATATCACCAGATATGGGTTTGGCACTAATAATATGTTTGGCTATGACGTGTTATACCCAGCCTATTATAGTAGTTTCCCACCCGAAGGAACTGAATACAGGAACCAGTTTGACACCTATGTAGACGAGATGCTTGGTCCGCTGAATTCTATGGTAACCCTTAACTCAGATAAGAACAGTGGCTTCAATGATTCGGATTATGGTTCACCCTATACTGCTGAGATCCATTCCAATCATAGCTCAGAACAGCTGTTGTTAACGGAGATCAGGAGCGCCCATGGCAGGGTGGTCTTTAATTACACAGACAACAGGCTTGTTTCCCTGCAATTGTTTGACCCTTCTGCCATCCTGGTAAAACAGGTAAATCTTTACCAGAGCCAGCTGCAAAGGCAATGGGATCAGCCTGTACTGGGGTACGACAATGCCGGTAAGAATATCCGGTATTGCCTGGACTCTGTGGGCATTTCAGCGGGCACTACCAATTATGAGACCTACAAATTATCCTACAGTGGTTTTACCGCAAGCAGCAAAAGAACCTTTGGGGTGTATTCAAACTACAAGACAGATTTCTGGGGATATGCTATAACAGGCCCACTGTCCGAATTTCCCAGGATCCCCATTTTTGTGAAAAATTACCGGTTCCCGGTAGAGCTCAAGGGCACTATGGAGAATCCCGGCGCTCCCTATTCCGGCTCCCTTGACCAGGAAGATGTGAACCTGGTCCCTACGGAAGGCTATGCCGAGCAAACCAATTACTCCAGCAGTCTGCCATCCGGTATACTTAGCAGCATTGTTTACCCTACGGGCGGAGCGGCCGATTTCACTTTTGAAAGCAATATGTATGAGGGCTCCGTGTCCAGCGAAAAAGTAGTCTTTGGCGGAGGCTACCGGATAAAGTCTATAAAATACAAAAGCAATTCAGGCAGGGATTCCGTGCTGAAAGCCTATAAGTATGGTGTCAACGAGACAGGCGTGGGCAAGCTGCGGTATAAAATGTATCCAACTAATTTCCTGTCGCAGCAATATGTGCGGACCTATACTTTCCCTACTGGTGGCACCTCCAATGTAGAAAAAATAACTACCGTCAATACAAAGCCCAATCTCAGTCTTTCCTATGGCAATGGCGCAGCTGTCTTTTATCCGGAAGTGCATGAATACACTTTATCCTTCCGCGACAATTCCCCGATGGGTAAAACCATTTACCAGTATAATATCACACCGTCCAACCATACTAATTTCATTGCCCTGACGCCATTGCAGGCGGATTACCGGGATTCCTGGAAAGAATTCAGTATAAAAGGAGTTTGCCAGTATGAATACAGGTCGGGTGGCTTTAATCTCTTATCCAAAAAAGAATACTTGTATGATGAATTTACCGGGGAATCTGTAAGGGTGGCAGGTACCTTCAAGCGATATTCCAGCAATTATTACGCACCCGCCACAGAATCTTCTATGATCTACCAGCTCTGGAATACCTATTATGTGAACAAGTTTGAGCGGTTGAACTACACTATCACCACAGGAGCTGTCAGGATCAAAGAGGAAGCTGATTCTATTTTTACCGCTACGGGGCTCATCACAGAAAAGACCAGCTACGAATATGACCCTGTAACTTTTTATAAACGCAGGGAGAGCAAGCAGAACAGCACCGGCGCCAATACCATATCGGATTTCTATTACACCCAAAACAGCAGTGACCTGGAAGGCCTTGCTGAATCACAGCCAGGGCTGCTGCTGAACATGGCTGCCATGAACCGGTTAAATATGCTGATAGAGACCAGGACCTACCAGGGAGAGAAAAAATTGTCAACGGTACGGCAGGAGCTGGCTTCCTTTGGAGGCAATATCTATCCGGCTGCTATGCTTCGTTCCTTCCAAAACAATCCATTGGAAAAAAGGATGCATATTATCAGCTATGACAAGCGGGGCAACCTGCTGGAAATGCAGGATGAAAACGGGATCCGGGAAGTGTATCTATGGGGTTATAAAGGGAAATACCCGGTAGCTAAGATCATAGGTAGTGATTTTACAACGGTCAATGCACTGGTGGATACTGCTGTTTTGAATACGGGTGATCAGGCGCAGGTGACAACACAGCTGGCAGCGCTGCGTACCGGTTTTACCAACAGTAAGTTGACCCTGGTCAATACTTATACCTATCAGCCGTTGGTAGGACTTCTATCAGAAACAGGTCCTACCGGAATAGCAGTATATTATGACTACGATGGCTTTGGCCGCCTGCAGCAGGTAAGGGATCATGACAATAATATTGTTAAAAGAATTGAGTACCGGCTGAACAGCCGGCCGGAAAGCAGTCTGACCATCTTTGGCAACGACCGCAAGAGTCAATCCTTTACCATGACCAGTTGCCTGCCCGGGTATACCCCCAGTTCCGTTCAGTATGTTGTCCCTGCCAACACGTATACCTCCACCATCAGCAAAGAAGTAGCCAACGCTTTGGCGGATGAGGATATCCTGCGGAATGGGCAGCAGTATGCCAATCTTAACGGGACCTGTATAGAGCCGCCGATCATTACCCTGCTGGGAAACAATTACCAGGGAGAAGAAGGCTGGCAGGTAGAACTGACCAATGTAGCCACCAATGTGAAATATGACTTTGCCATTCCCCCGGATGTGCGGGGGCCAATAGGGGAAATTAAAGCAGGGTATTATAATATCAGGATCTATAACGTCAATGGCAATATTACGCCTAATGGTTTTGGTATAGGAGAAACGGTGAGCCTGGAAGGTTCAGGTTTAGAAGGGATTTTTACCAATGTACCGTTCTTCGGGAAAATACATCCCGGGGACCGTATTGATATTACCTGGTAA
- a CDS encoding zinc-dependent metalloprotease produces MYKRILTISSFLLATQLPAFSQVPIPSIPGLSIGNTDNTDTARKPAPPPPDARNQIKPYSELITAGYTTSRGMFTIHQKKDSFYFELPASLLNRDIMVINRLVKGPGGTGVYSGEELGQQTIRFTRSAIDSAIRLSYVSVMGSADSSQQIAKAVRNSYSDPVAFVFPIKAIHPDSGSFVIDATQYIRTTGNLFNDIAHQALSGAIDLRSLKDILVESVRTFPINVEMVTSKNGLTKPSPVMSSGGSSSSMANPQPTTVVVNTSFILLPEKPMQQRYMDPRVGYFADYELRFADQQQKMEQRKFIHRWRLEPRPEDMKKWKKGELVEPQQPIVIYIDPATPKQWRKHLIAGINDWQQAFEQAGFKNAIIGKEWPENDPAMQLDDARFSVIRYLPSEQMNAYGPNIHDPRSGEIIQTQIGWYHNVMNLLRNWYFIQAAPNDPQARKPIFDDALMGNLIRFVSSHEVGHTLGLRHNFGSSSCTPVDSLRSRSYLARHRHTASIMDYARFNYVAQPEDNIPQHLLFPGIGDYDRWAIEWGYKHTTASFEEDKKAMGQLIVSRTAGNPRLWFGDGESKRFDPRCQTEDLGDNPMKANSYGIKNLQRIMANLPEWTEEPGGTYTTMEELYKEVQGQFTRYITHVSRFIGGARQTLHSEQQTGDIFEPVSQALQEEALRFFDEQLFTTPSWLLNPKVTSKVGIPAYPDFVEDLQAKAINSLMDIVTINKLLVNQQLYGSKAYPLAEYISALHGLIWKELPTGNITSVYRRNLQKNYIGNLQQVLLDNQPENTENDAYSLMRQEMVLLQEELTAALGKSTDKMSRYHLSDLIARIKKTLDEKK; encoded by the coding sequence ATGTATAAACGAATTTTAACGATCAGCAGTTTCCTGCTGGCCACCCAGCTGCCGGCATTCAGCCAGGTACCCATCCCTTCCATCCCCGGCCTCAGCATCGGGAATACTGACAATACCGATACTGCCAGGAAACCAGCCCCGCCCCCGCCCGATGCCCGCAACCAGATAAAACCTTATAGCGAACTGATCACCGCCGGTTACACTACCAGCAGAGGTATGTTCACCATACACCAGAAAAAGGACAGCTTCTATTTTGAGCTGCCAGCCAGCCTGCTCAACCGGGATATCATGGTCATCAACCGGCTGGTGAAAGGCCCCGGTGGCACCGGTGTATACAGTGGTGAGGAACTGGGTCAGCAGACCATCCGCTTTACCAGGAGCGCTATTGATTCAGCTATCCGGCTCAGCTATGTAAGCGTCATGGGCTCGGCAGACAGCAGTCAGCAGATTGCCAAAGCAGTCCGCAACAGCTATTCCGATCCGGTGGCATTTGTTTTCCCTATCAAAGCCATCCATCCTGACAGCGGCAGCTTTGTGATAGACGCCACCCAATACATCCGGACTACCGGCAACCTGTTCAACGACATTGCCCACCAGGCGCTGTCGGGCGCCATTGACCTGCGCTCCCTGAAAGATATCCTTGTTGAATCCGTACGCACGTTCCCTATCAACGTGGAGATGGTGACCAGCAAGAACGGGCTTACCAAACCTTCGCCAGTAATGTCATCAGGAGGTTCATCTTCCAGTATGGCCAATCCCCAGCCCACCACAGTGGTGGTCAATACCAGCTTTATCCTCCTACCCGAAAAGCCCATGCAGCAGCGGTATATGGATCCCCGCGTAGGCTATTTTGCCGATTATGAACTCCGCTTTGCAGATCAACAGCAAAAAATGGAGCAGCGCAAATTCATCCACCGCTGGCGACTGGAGCCCCGCCCGGAAGACATGAAGAAATGGAAAAAAGGAGAACTGGTAGAACCGCAGCAGCCCATCGTGATCTATATTGATCCGGCCACGCCCAAACAATGGCGTAAACACCTGATTGCAGGTATCAACGACTGGCAGCAGGCCTTTGAGCAGGCCGGCTTCAAAAATGCCATCATAGGCAAGGAATGGCCGGAGAACGACCCTGCAATGCAACTGGATGACGCCCGCTTTTCAGTGATCCGCTACCTGCCCTCCGAGCAGATGAATGCCTATGGCCCCAATATCCATGATCCCCGCAGCGGTGAGATCATCCAGACACAGATCGGCTGGTACCACAACGTCATGAACCTGCTGCGCAACTGGTATTTCATACAGGCGGCGCCCAATGATCCGCAGGCGCGTAAACCAATATTTGATGACGCACTGATGGGTAACCTCATCCGTTTTGTATCCAGCCATGAAGTAGGTCATACCCTGGGCCTCCGCCATAATTTTGGCAGCAGCAGCTGCACACCGGTAGACAGCCTCCGCAGCCGCAGCTACCTGGCCAGGCACCGGCATACCGCCAGTATCATGGACTATGCCCGCTTCAACTATGTAGCCCAGCCGGAAGACAATATCCCTCAGCACCTGCTGTTCCCCGGCATCGGTGATTACGACCGCTGGGCCATTGAATGGGGGTATAAACATACCACTGCTTCTTTCGAGGAAGATAAGAAAGCCATGGGCCAGCTGATTGTCAGCAGGACCGCCGGCAACCCACGTCTGTGGTTCGGCGACGGGGAAAGCAAAAGATTTGATCCCCGCTGCCAGACAGAAGACCTGGGCGACAATCCCATGAAGGCAAACAGCTACGGCATCAAAAACCTGCAGCGCATCATGGCCAACCTGCCCGAATGGACCGAAGAACCCGGAGGCACCTATACCACCATGGAAGAGCTGTATAAGGAAGTGCAGGGACAGTTCACGCGCTACATCACCCATGTCTCCAGGTTCATTGGCGGCGCCCGGCAGACCCTTCACAGCGAACAGCAGACCGGCGATATCTTTGAGCCGGTATCCCAGGCCCTCCAGGAGGAAGCGCTCCGCTTTTTTGATGAGCAATTATTCACTACCCCTTCCTGGCTGCTGAACCCCAAAGTGACCAGCAAGGTGGGGATACCCGCTTATCCCGATTTTGTGGAAGACCTCCAAGCCAAGGCCATCAATTCACTGATGGATATAGTCACTATCAACAAACTGCTGGTCAATCAGCAGTTGTATGGCAGCAAGGCTTATCCTCTGGCCGAATACATCAGCGCCCTGCATGGATTGATCTGGAAAGAATTGCCTACCGGCAATATCACCAGCGTATACCGCCGGAACCTACAGAAGAATTATATCGGCAACCTTCAACAGGTATTGCTCGATAACCAGCCCGAGAACACCGAGAATGACGCTTATTCACTGATGCGCCAGGAAATGGTTTTATTACAGGAAGAGCTGACGGCCGCCTTAGGCAAATCAACCGATAAAATGAGCCGCTATCACCTGTCCGACCTGATAGCACGGATCAAAAAGACACTGGACGAGAAAAAATAA
- a CDS encoding TonB-dependent receptor, translating into MRLTAILLIAGMLQAHASGYSQTVSLSEKDASLQSIFQQIRKQTGFTFFYNESLLHKAGRVSIRVKNAPLTEALDHCFRDQPLRYSIIGNTVVVKEKPAGNTAADSPEEAPLPFIKITGRVLNEQGEPLANASITIRRPQFIRATATDANGYFTLYEVQQGDMLTISFVGYQNVQVRVGEKTELVITLKPLDNKLDEVIIQGYGTTNRRTITGNIVKVNAAEIEKQPVMNPLLALAGRVPGMVVTPTSGFASGPVKMEIRGRKSINSQFTSDPLFIIDGVPLSSNEAGQRSNYTNGSSGLIQNGIVGPAMGQSPFLNINPTDIESIEVLKDADATAIYGSRGANGVVLITTKKGSPGKTQFNFSASQGLSMVTRYWDMLNTADYIKMRREALNNDGFLPTISNAPDLLVWDTTRYTDWQKELWGNTGQYTNVSASLSGGDNRTQFRLGSNYSKQTEILSNSGANQRAGLSFNLGHASINSKFKLDLTASYSYTSVDLVNIPSVINLPPNAPPIYNSKGELNFEEWNAAGLLYSYPFSSLGSPYTANTNFLTSNLILRYDILPGLQLSTSLGYNHSLANNATWTPKSVQNPVLNPTGSSFAGNTVNNNKIIEPQLNYNKSFGKARVALLLGGSYQHTRTTANGTQGTGYTNDDLIESVASAPSKNFTENFGDYKYAAGFARINVNWDGKYIVNLNGRRDGSSRFGPDRQFGNFGSAGVAWIASEENFVKNILPSWISFLKLRGSYGVTGSDAVGDYQYTSQWATVNSSTGNAYQPYNNIIPLISQHAVNPYYQWQANKKLEAALNIGFLKERFSLEIAYYRDRCDNQLTQYPLPVYTGFSSVTANWPATVQNSGWELLLSARLIDNKDFSWSVSFNSAYNDNILLEYPDLEQSPYATQYKVGSSLNTIYLLQYTGVNPLTGRRTFTDFNNDGQITGYDRIPAAGLNDKYIALNTAARFTGGFGSDFRYRNFRLGCFFSFKKQNAMNGYYSSYSPGQMNNVPSAVLKDYWQKPGDNARFARLSTYQQMNDSYFMASDGAYSDASFVRLSNLSCSYNLPRSWMDKAGIKDCSIFMHAQNVFLITNYEGLDPETPSLNTLPPAKTFTLGLTLNL; encoded by the coding sequence ATGAGGCTAACCGCCATTTTACTGATCGCCGGAATGCTCCAGGCCCATGCCAGTGGGTACTCACAGACAGTCAGCCTGTCTGAAAAGGACGCTTCCCTGCAATCGATCTTTCAACAGATCAGAAAACAAACCGGGTTTACTTTTTTTTATAACGAGTCCCTGCTCCACAAAGCCGGAAGGGTCAGCATCCGCGTTAAGAACGCGCCCCTCACGGAAGCGTTGGACCATTGTTTCCGGGACCAGCCGCTCCGTTATTCCATCATTGGCAATACGGTGGTGGTGAAAGAAAAGCCCGCCGGTAATACTGCTGCCGATTCCCCGGAGGAAGCTCCCCTGCCCTTTATAAAGATAACAGGGCGTGTTCTCAATGAACAGGGCGAACCACTGGCCAATGCCAGCATAACAATACGCCGTCCCCAGTTTATCAGGGCCACCGCTACTGATGCCAATGGTTATTTCACCCTATATGAAGTACAGCAGGGCGATATGCTCACCATCAGCTTTGTAGGCTATCAGAATGTTCAGGTGCGGGTGGGAGAAAAAACGGAGCTGGTGATCACCCTCAAGCCACTGGACAATAAGCTGGATGAAGTGATCATCCAGGGATATGGCACTACCAACCGCCGTACCATCACCGGTAATATCGTCAAAGTGAATGCAGCCGAGATAGAGAAACAGCCCGTCATGAACCCACTCCTGGCCCTTGCAGGCAGGGTCCCCGGCATGGTGGTAACACCTACCAGTGGCTTTGCCAGTGGTCCGGTAAAAATGGAGATCAGGGGCCGGAAAAGTATCAACAGCCAGTTCACTTCCGATCCGCTTTTCATTATTGATGGTGTACCGCTCAGCTCCAATGAAGCCGGTCAACGTTCCAACTATACCAATGGCTCATCCGGTCTTATCCAGAATGGCATTGTAGGTCCGGCCATGGGCCAGAGCCCCTTTCTCAATATCAACCCTACCGATATTGAAAGCATCGAAGTGCTGAAAGATGCGGATGCTACAGCTATTTACGGCTCACGCGGCGCCAACGGCGTAGTGCTGATCACCACCAAAAAAGGCAGCCCCGGCAAAACGCAGTTCAACTTCTCGGCCAGCCAGGGCCTGAGTATGGTGACCCGTTACTGGGACATGCTCAATACAGCCGATTATATCAAAATGCGCAGGGAAGCCCTGAACAATGACGGCTTCCTCCCTACTATTTCCAATGCACCTGACCTGCTGGTATGGGATACTACCCGTTATACCGACTGGCAGAAAGAACTGTGGGGAAATACCGGGCAATACACCAATGTCTCCGCCAGCCTCTCCGGCGGCGATAACCGTACGCAGTTCCGCCTCGGCAGCAATTACTCCAAACAAACGGAGATCCTCTCCAATAGCGGCGCCAACCAGCGTGCAGGGCTCAGTTTCAACCTCGGCCATGCCAGTATTAATAGCAAGTTCAAGCTGGACCTCACCGCTTCCTATTCCTATACATCGGTAGACCTGGTAAATATCCCTTCTGTCATCAACCTGCCACCCAATGCACCGCCCATCTATAACAGCAAGGGAGAGTTGAACTTTGAAGAATGGAATGCTGCCGGCCTGTTGTACAGCTATCCTTTTTCCAGCCTCGGCAGTCCCTATACAGCCAATACCAATTTCCTGACCAGCAACCTGATCCTTCGCTATGATATCCTGCCCGGGCTGCAATTGTCTACCAGCCTGGGGTATAACCATAGCCTGGCCAACAATGCCACCTGGACCCCAAAATCAGTACAGAACCCGGTGCTGAACCCTACCGGTTCTTCCTTTGCAGGCAATACCGTCAACAACAACAAGATCATTGAGCCACAGCTCAACTATAACAAGTCCTTTGGAAAAGCCCGCGTGGCCCTGCTGCTCGGAGGATCTTACCAGCATACCCGGACCACCGCCAATGGCACACAGGGGACAGGTTATACCAATGACGACCTCATTGAATCCGTTGCCAGCGCTCCCAGCAAGAACTTCACCGAGAACTTCGGTGATTACAAATACGCCGCCGGCTTCGCCCGCATCAATGTCAACTGGGATGGTAAATATATCGTCAACCTCAATGGCCGTCGCGACGGGTCCTCCCGTTTCGGGCCCGACCGCCAGTTCGGTAATTTCGGTTCGGCCGGTGTGGCGTGGATCGCCAGCGAGGAAAATTTTGTCAAGAATATCCTGCCTTCCTGGATCAGCTTCCTGAAACTGCGCGGCAGCTATGGCGTTACCGGCAGTGACGCCGTAGGAGATTACCAGTACACCTCCCAATGGGCCACGGTCAACTCCAGCACCGGCAACGCCTACCAGCCTTATAACAATATCATACCGCTGATCAGCCAGCATGCCGTAAATCCCTATTATCAATGGCAGGCCAACAAAAAGCTGGAAGCCGCACTGAATATCGGGTTTCTGAAAGAAAGGTTCAGCCTGGAGATCGCTTATTACCGGGATCGCTGTGATAACCAGCTCACCCAGTATCCGCTACCCGTATACACCGGTTTCTCTTCCGTTACCGCCAACTGGCCCGCCACCGTGCAGAACAGTGGCTGGGAGCTGCTGCTGAGCGCCCGCCTGATAGACAATAAGGATTTCAGCTGGTCGGTGTCCTTCAACAGCGCCTACAATGACAATATCCTGCTGGAATATCCCGATCTTGAACAATCGCCCTATGCTACGCAGTATAAGGTCGGCAGCTCGCTCAATACCATCTACCTGCTGCAATACACCGGCGTGAACCCGTTAACGGGCAGACGTACCTTTACCGACTTCAACAATGATGGCCAGATAACGGGCTATGACAGGATCCCGGCCGCAGGATTGAACGACAAGTATATTGCCCTGAACACGGCCGCCCGTTTCACCGGTGGCTTTGGCAGCGATTTCCGTTACAGGAATTTCCGCCTCGGCTGCTTCTTCTCCTTCAAGAAACAAAATGCCATGAATGGTTATTACAGCAGCTATTCACCAGGCCAGATGAACAACGTACCCTCGGCAGTATTGAAGGATTACTGGCAGAAGCCCGGCGACAATGCACGCTTTGCCAGGCTCTCTACCTACCAGCAAATGAACGACAGCTATTTCATGGCATCAGATGGCGCTTACTCAGACGCCTCTTTTGTCCGGCTCTCCAACCTGAGCTGCTCCTATAACCTGCCCCGCAGCTGGATGGACAAAGCAGGCATAAAGGATTGCTCCATTTTTATGCACGCGCAGAATGTTTTCCTGATCACCAACTACGAAGGACTTGATCCGGAAACGCCCTCTCTCAACACCCTGCCGCCTGCCAAAACATTCACCCTGGGTTTAACCCTTAACTTATAA
- a CDS encoding RagB/SusD family nutrient uptake outer membrane protein, with protein MNFFSHYKKRYRIPLLPAAAILVTAACWLSSCKKLIEIKEPPSTMTSTKVFSSDEQAEAAVAGMYSLTINGDGFSNAAVNGFARGLSTMLGSLSSDDILYDAGYANSYYYFNVGRVPTNDAPSTTLWTTAYKSIHSANAILEGITASGSYRLTDSARRLFTGEALLMRAFSHFYLTSFFGDVPLVLTADYSVTAQMTRTPQASIYRQLVEDLTRARELLLTDYTTGNGTRTRPNKWAATALLARVYLYMGENDNAIAMAGEVIEQSSLYTLMPPAQAFLKDSREAIWQLKHATTFYGLGNATPEGSAVIPTPPATGYGAYYISPSLAAAFEDDDARKTNWMGVNTVSGLTRFFPFKYKTGRYNAVTGGESTEFYILLRFAEQYLIRAEALARKGNSYLEDAIKDLNTIRLRSSLDQLPLTLTQAETLEAVAQERRVELFMEWGHRWFDLKRNNKAHDVLSVLEHKQPWEGDYQLLYPIPVTEIKTNVHLGQNPGYN; from the coding sequence ATGAACTTCTTCTCCCACTATAAAAAACGCTACCGTATACCCCTGCTGCCCGCTGCAGCCATCCTGGTGACGGCGGCCTGCTGGCTCAGCTCCTGTAAAAAGCTCATTGAGATCAAGGAGCCACCCAGCACCATGACCAGCACCAAAGTATTCTCCAGTGATGAACAGGCCGAAGCCGCAGTGGCTGGCATGTACAGTCTCACCATCAATGGCGATGGCTTTTCCAATGCCGCCGTGAATGGCTTTGCCCGTGGCTTGTCCACCATGCTCGGCAGCCTTTCTTCGGACGATATCCTGTATGACGCCGGTTACGCCAACAGCTATTATTATTTCAACGTTGGCAGGGTGCCCACCAACGATGCGCCTTCCACTACCCTATGGACCACCGCTTACAAAAGCATCCATAGCGCCAATGCCATACTGGAAGGGATAACCGCATCCGGCTCTTACCGGCTGACCGACAGCGCCCGCCGGCTGTTCACCGGTGAGGCCCTGCTGATGCGCGCCTTCAGCCATTTCTACCTTACCAGTTTCTTCGGGGATGTACCGCTGGTGCTCACGGCAGATTATAGCGTCACTGCACAAATGACCCGCACCCCGCAGGCCAGCATCTACCGCCAGCTGGTGGAAGACCTGACCCGGGCGCGGGAACTGTTATTGACTGATTATACCACCGGTAACGGTACACGGACACGTCCCAACAAATGGGCTGCCACCGCACTGCTGGCAAGGGTTTACCTGTACATGGGCGAAAACGACAATGCCATTGCCATGGCCGGTGAAGTGATTGAACAGTCATCGCTGTATACCCTGATGCCGCCGGCACAGGCATTTTTAAAGGACAGTCGTGAAGCCATCTGGCAATTGAAACATGCCACCACTTTCTACGGCCTGGGTAATGCCACACCGGAAGGATCGGCCGTGATCCCCACGCCACCTGCCACCGGTTATGGCGCTTACTATATCTCCCCCTCCCTGGCAGCCGCCTTCGAGGACGATGACGCCCGGAAAACAAACTGGATGGGCGTCAATACAGTGAGCGGGCTGACCCGGTTCTTCCCCTTTAAATACAAAACAGGCCGGTACAACGCAGTTACCGGGGGAGAATCAACGGAATTTTATATCCTGCTTCGTTTTGCCGAACAATACCTGATCCGCGCTGAAGCGCTGGCCCGCAAAGGGAACAGCTATCTCGAAGATGCCATCAAAGACCTGAATACAATAAGGCTACGCAGCAGCCTCGATCAACTGCCGCTGACGCTGACCCAGGCAGAAACCCTGGAAGCCGTGGCGCAGGAAAGAAGAGTAGAGCTGTTCATGGAATGGGGCCATCGCTGGTTTGACCTGAAACGGAACAACAAAGCACATGACGTACTCTCTGTCCTGGAACACAAGCAACCCTGGGAAGGCGATTACCAGCTCCTGTATCCTATACCGGTAACAGAGATCAAGACCAATGTACACCTGGGACAGAATCCCGGCTATAACTAA